The following are from one region of the Pocillopora verrucosa isolate sample1 chromosome 3, ASM3666991v2, whole genome shotgun sequence genome:
- the LOC131771795 gene encoding NLR family CARD domain-containing protein 4, which produces MNRCGGSTKHFRLPRVKRRDEESCPSRALTPKKRKTRLAGGSTKHFRWPKMKRRDEESSPSDVLTPKERKTRLAGGTTKHFGWPKANRRDEESSPSDALTLKKRKTRLAGSSTKHFRRSNVKRRDKESSPSDALTPKKRKTRLAGGSTKHLRPPKVKRLDEGSSPSDALTPKIRKARLAGGSTEDLHRSKAEHRNEESSPSDAFTPKKKKTRLAESSPSDAFTPKKRKTRLAGGSTKHLRPPKVKRCDEESSPSDALTPKIKKTHLAGGSTKHFRCPKVKRRDEESSPSRALTPKKRKTRLAGGCTKHLHRSKAERRNEESSPSDALTPKKKKTLLAGGSTKHLRPPKVKRLDEESSPIDALTPKIRKTRLAVMQGVPSDDDLEWLSRELEEWKTVGRRLKIKEAKLTAFDIEKRRYSEKIYKMLLHWKRRNGSTATYTILHDALCHPWVNRTDLAEQLITDISTGEESCKSGDPSGNKRRRQAEPLNVEKCQEKLKSYYDTISNVKIVPWDESSSIGINQIYTPLNWVRYHRRSSGVTQEELEDYTDMFKGKPTRMLVYGRPGIGKSTFCKKAAYDWSKALKEILMNFSILLLIKLRDVCDVGNIPDVLLASKLLASDGPISVDSLYDYIVNNQDKVLLILDGYDEYSFAEERSPILAIWKGEQLRDCHVIVTTRQLECDELRGPSHVQLEIQGLKSREQKETFARKLLAGEEDPDEFMSYLYENNLGGMAKIPLLLLMLCILWKKKHHVGLLKSRADIFTQFIQTMLDHKGGSRQPRPFQNVTSTEAKEDLSNLGKAAFEALLQDRLYVRCSELPDNISRSFQKLREVGLFQIVNLTSLNPEKGAYFIHKSLQEFLAAWHIKEEVLSIKGESTPSLSKVESFEKIMKMDEVLKFACELSTEAACAVFHHVGSVGRKESVSVCDFIELLLEDNEELPSNEELYLELISHSYFCCSAEKRRDLCSAYLSCTEGLFLDLDSNKLNIAANEHLLKSGMIPNFIFFRPYFLDDYSEKSYRDLITVAEDTNAVFLSCSGEKKAADLLKKFPRRSLSEFFFKRERKIVVYVYQIRKYIDDITFPTEMLRELISPTAESTQVTRLVDPLNEHDSERASSLTQNTDSITGPTRRSLSCVKRISIYGTERQDIKMLADFLPLFTALRWILIFGIPPEIIDAQLTETLVSRIIFTDRLGTLVLVNINLTAKPAAVIARSLRQAPGLQWLDLSENPLGEGVSVLIQHLSRVPHLERLRLSDVKMTKQQVNELSTAVRQSKISWLNTQYHDDKGNVKPEEQWPTDEYWGDDWSESEEESDPGSVINSGDDEEPGSFTASGD; this is translated from the exons atgaatagatgcg gtggttctactaaacattttcgTTTGCCAAGGGTGAAACGCCGTGATGAAGAGTCTTGTCCGAGTCGCGccttaactccgaagaaaagaaaaactcgtcTGGCAG gtggttctactaaacattttcgTTGGCCAAAGATGAAACGCCGTGATGAAGAGTCATCTCCGAGTGACGTCTTAACTccgaaggaaagaaaaactcgtctggcag gtggtaCTACTAAACATTTTGGTTGGCCAAAGGCGAATCGCCGTGATGAAGAGTCGTCCCCGAGTGATGCCTTaactttgaagaaaagaaaaactcgtttaGCAG GtagttctactaaacattttcgTCGGTCAAATGTGAAACGCCGTGATAAAGAATCGTCCCCAAGTGACGccttaactccgaagaaaagaaaaactcgtttagcag gtggttctactaaacatttgcgTCCGCCAAAGGTGAAACGCCTTGATGAAGGGTCGTCTCCGAGTGACGCCTTAACTCCGAAGATAAGAAAAGCTCGTTTGGCAG gtggttctactgAAGATTTGCATCGGTCAAAGGCGGAACATCGTAATGAAGAATCGTCTCCGAGTGACGCCTTCActccgaagaaaaaaaagactcgtttagcag agtcgtctccgaGTGACGCCTTCActccgaagaaaagaaaaactcgtttgGCAG gtggttctactaaacatttgcgTCCGCCAAAGGTGAAACGCTGtgatgaagagtcgtctccgaGTGATGCCTTAACCccgaagataaaaaaaactcatttagCAG gtggttctactaaacattttcgTTGCCCAAAGGTGAAACGCCGTGATGAAGAGTCTTCTCCGAGTCGCGccttaactccgaagaaaagaaaaactcgtcTGGCAG gtggttgTACTAAACATTTGCATCGGTCAAAGGCGGAACGCCGTAATGAAGAGTCTTCCCCTAGTGACGCCTTAACtccgaagaagaaaaaaactcttttagCAG gtggttctactaaacatttgcgTCCGCCAAAGGTGAAACGCCTtgatgaagagtcgtctccgaTTGACGCCTTAACTCCGAAGATAAGAAAAACTCGTTTGGCAG ttATGCAAGGAGTTCCTAGCGACGAtgatttagagtggctttcgCGGGAACTCGAAGAATGGAAGACAGTTGGGCGTCGTCTAAAAATTAAGGAAGCAAAACTAACGGCGTTTGATATTGAAAAAAGGAGATACTctgaaaaaatctacaaaatgtTACTACATTGGAAAAGAAGGAATGGCTCAACTGCAACATACACGATCCTACATGATGCACTGTGTCATCCATGGGTTAATCGCACAGATTTAGCCGAGCAACTTATCACTG aCATTTCAACAGGGGAGGAGAGTTGTAAAAGTGGTGATCCTTCAGGAAATAAACGTAGAAGGCAAGCAG AACCGTTGAATGTTGAGAAGTGCCAAGAGAAGCTAAAATCTTATTATGACACCATCAGTAACGTGAAAATCGTTCCATGGGACGAAAGCTCTTCCATTGGGATCAATCAGATCTACACACCTTTGAATTGGGTGAGATATCACAGGAGGTCCAGCGGGGTGACACAAGAGGAACTTGAAGACTATACCGACATGTTCAAGGGAAAACCAACACGAATGCTTGTTTATGGTCGGCCAGGAATTGGCAAGAGTACGTTTTGTAAGAAGGCTGCATATGATTGGTCGAAAGCCTTAAAAGAAATCCTAATGAACTTTAGCATTTTGCTTCTGATTAAGTTGAGAGATGTGTGTGACGTGGGAAACATCCCAGATGTTTTACTTGCGTCTAAATTGCTAGCCAGTGACGGTCCGATCTCCGTTGATAGTCTCTATGACTACATAgttaacaatcaagataaaGTGCTTCTTATTTTGGATGGCTACGATGAGTACAGCTTTGCAGAAGAACGCTCACCCATCCTTGCAATTTGGAAGGGTGAGCAACTAAGAGATTGTCACGTTATTGTCACCACGCGTCAACTTGAATGTGACGAGTTAAGAGGCCCGAGCCATGTTCAGTTAGAAATTCAAGGATTGAAAAGCCGggaacaaaaagaaacctttgCAAGAAAACTTTTGGCAGGTGAAGAAGATCCTGACGAGTTTATGTCCTACCTGTATGAAAACAATCTCGGTGGCATGGCAAAAATACCTCTCCTCCTACTGATGCTgtgtattttgtggaaaaagaaacatcacGTAGGACTGCTAAAATCACGGGCTGACATATTCACACAATTCATTCAAACTATGCTGGATCACAAAGGTGGAAGTCGCCAGCCTAGGCCATTTCAGAACGTGACCTCCACAGAAGCTAAAGAAGACCTTAGTAATCTTGGAAAGGCTGCCTTTGAAGCACTTCTGCAAGACCGTCTTTACGTACGCTGCAGCGAACTCCCCGAcaatatttcaagaagttttcaaaaattaagagAAGTTGGGCTTTTCCAGATTGTCAATCTTACGAGTCTCAATCCTGAGAAAGGGGcctatttcattcataaatccCTACAGGAGTTCCTTGCCGCCTGGCACATTAAGGAGGAAGTGTTGTCGATTAAAGGAGAAAGTACGCCTAGCCTTTCcaaagttgaatcatttgaaaagatcATGAAGATGGATGAAGTTCTGAAATTTGCCTGTGAGCTGTCAACAGAAGCCGCGTGCGCAGTTTTCCATCATGTGGGGTCTGTTGGAAGAAAGGAATCTGTGTCGGTATGTGATTTCATTGAGCTGCTTCTGGAGGATAATGAAGAACTGCCTTCAAATGAAGAACTTTATCTTGAGCTTATCTCGCATAGCTACTTTTGTTGTTCGGCCGAGAAGAGGCGGGATCTCTGCTCAGCATATCTCTCTTGTACCGAAGGTCTTTTTTTGGATCTTGATTCTAACAAGTTGAACATTGCTGCAAATGAACATTTGCTGAAATCTGGCATGATAcccaactttattttttttcgtccCTATTTTTTAGATGATTATTCAGAGAAAAGCTATCGAGACTTGATCACTGTAGCGGAGGACACAAATGCAGTATTTTTGAGCTGTTCGGGTGAAAAGAAAGCCGCAGATTTACTGAAGAAGTTCCCGCGTCGTTCTTTGAGCGAGTTCTTTtttaagagagagagaaaaatcgTCGTTTATGTTTATCAAATACGCAAATATATAGATGATATCACTTTTCCGACTGAAATGCTGCGAGAGCTCATTTCGCCAACAGCAGAGTCTACTCAGGTGACGCGTCTTGTTGATCCGTTGAATGAACACGACAGCGAAAGAGCTTCGAGTTTGACTCAGAACACTGATAGCATCACTGGTCCTACTCGTCGGAGCCTTTCCTGTGTGAAGCGGATTTCTATTTACGGAACAGAAAGGCAAGACATAAAGATGCTGGCTGATTTCTTACCACTTTTCACTGCTCTGCGATGGATACTTATTTTTGGTATACCCCCTGAAATCATTGATGCTCAGTTGACAGAGACCCTGGTGTCTCGTATCATCTTCACTGACAGACTTGGCACATTAGTACTTGTTAATATCAATTTAACAGCCAAACCTGCCGCAGTCATCGCCAGATCTCTGCGCCAGGCTCCTGGCCTGCAATGGCTCGACTTGTCAGAGAACCCTCTTGGTGAAGGAGTAAGTGTTCTTATTCAACATCTCAGTCGTGTTCCTCACCTGGAGAGGCTGAGGCTTTCTGATGTTAAAATGACAAAGCAACAAGTGAATGAATTGAGTACAGCTGTGCGTCAGAGTAAGATCTCCTGGTTGAACACACAATACCAC